One Fundidesulfovibrio terrae genomic window carries:
- a CDS encoding NADH-quinone oxidoreductase subunit C — MVTLVNGQAVELEAIALLAPDAFQTIVADAVEAGHRVAALFGAATRQPEITQIFAVLVNAQRNRLHVVRTEVAGDRFPSLTPRCPQVHLFERELAEQFGLKPDGHPWFKPVRYHHSWTHRDAWDRPKDSPILPGVCDFYRVEGEEVHEVAVGPVHAGVIEPGHFRFQCHGEQVFHLEIALGYQHRGVEEALIGGPNARSIHYAETLAGDTTVAHTIAYCRVLEALSRCQKPARAQALRGVALELERIANHVGDLGALANDIGFLPTASYCGRIRGDFLNMTALLCGSRFGRGMVRPGGVGFDVDDARVAKLLRLIDAAEKDTSVAVNLLWETPSAMARFENIGRLPMRVALELGIVGPAARASGLPIDARSDQPSGSYRFAHIPVSTYETGDVFGRAYVRWLEIQHSITFIREQLRAIPSGSARDRIGPLMPDRLAVSIDEGWRGEVCHVAITDDQGRFSRYKIVDPSFRNWTGLAYALRNQQISDFPLCNKSFNLSYCGHDL, encoded by the coding sequence ATGGTCACATTGGTGAACGGCCAAGCCGTTGAACTCGAGGCGATCGCCCTGCTCGCGCCCGACGCCTTCCAGACCATCGTCGCCGACGCCGTCGAGGCAGGCCACCGCGTCGCCGCCCTCTTCGGCGCCGCCACGCGGCAGCCGGAAATCACCCAGATATTCGCCGTTCTGGTCAACGCGCAACGAAACAGGCTCCATGTCGTCCGGACAGAGGTCGCCGGCGACCGGTTCCCGTCGCTCACGCCCCGTTGCCCGCAGGTGCACCTCTTCGAACGCGAGCTCGCCGAGCAGTTCGGCCTCAAGCCAGACGGACATCCCTGGTTCAAGCCCGTCCGCTATCACCACTCGTGGACGCACCGCGACGCCTGGGACCGCCCCAAGGATTCTCCCATCCTGCCCGGCGTCTGCGACTTCTACCGCGTGGAAGGCGAAGAGGTGCACGAGGTCGCCGTGGGCCCGGTGCACGCCGGAGTCATAGAACCGGGCCACTTCCGCTTCCAGTGCCACGGAGAGCAGGTGTTCCACCTGGAAATCGCCCTCGGATACCAGCATCGCGGGGTCGAAGAGGCCCTGATCGGAGGCCCGAACGCGCGCTCGATCCACTACGCGGAGACCCTCGCTGGCGACACCACCGTCGCCCACACCATCGCCTACTGCCGGGTGCTGGAAGCCTTGTCCCGCTGCCAGAAACCAGCCCGGGCCCAGGCGCTTCGGGGCGTCGCCCTGGAGTTGGAACGCATCGCCAACCATGTCGGAGACCTCGGCGCGCTGGCCAACGACATCGGCTTCCTGCCCACCGCCAGCTACTGCGGCCGCATACGGGGCGACTTTCTCAACATGACCGCCCTGCTGTGCGGGAGCCGCTTCGGCCGCGGCATGGTGCGCCCCGGCGGCGTCGGCTTCGACGTGGATGACGCTCGCGTGGCCAAACTGTTGCGCCTGATCGACGCGGCCGAGAAGGATACGTCCGTGGCCGTGAACCTGCTCTGGGAAACCCCCTCGGCCATGGCGCGCTTTGAAAATATCGGCCGTCTGCCGATGCGCGTCGCCCTGGAACTTGGAATCGTCGGCCCGGCCGCCCGCGCTTCGGGTCTGCCGATCGACGCCCGCAGCGACCAGCCGTCAGGCTCCTACCGTTTTGCGCACATTCCGGTCTCCACGTATGAAACCGGGGACGTCTTCGGCCGCGCATACGTCCGCTGGCTGGAAATACAGCACTCCATCACGTTCATCCGCGAGCAGCTGAGGGCCATTCCATCCGGGAGCGCCCGGGACAGGATTGGTCCGCTCATGCCCGACCGGCTGGCGGTCTCCATCGATGAAGGGTGGCGTGGCGAGGTGTGCCACGTGGCCATCACCGACGATCAAGGCCGTTTCAGCCGCTACAAGATCGTCGATCCGTCGTTCCGCAACTGGACTGGCCTGGCGTATGCGTTGCGCAACCAGCAGATATCCGATTTCCCGCTATGCAACAAAAGCTTCAACCTCTCCTATTGCGGGCATGATCTGTGA
- a CDS encoding proton-conducting transporter membrane subunit, protein MEFALIAVPLFVAAVAASIPSNRTRPWLLPLAAVAHLSLTALLLMHPEMTAGSPWLKLDPLGRIILPMISVLFLLCSFYAVGVLHYRDTQLNRVFCVCLTGFLSVMSLVVLSQHLGLMWVAIETTTLVTAPLVYFNRTPQSIEATWKYLLIGSVGIALALLGTFFLAYSSLHQGIEPTLAIDDLLLNAPRLSKSWLHAAFVLLLVGYGTKMGLAPMHTWKPDAYGEAPGVVGAIFSGGVTSCAFLALLRVYHICEAAGEGAYISRLLLLMGFLSMTVAGLFMVGQRDFKRMLAYSSVEHMGILAIGLGIGGPALFGTLLHVVTNGLTKGVLFLSAGNIHRAYASKSIDQVHGAMRRLPFSGALFLAGFLAITGSPPFGPFISEFSILNGAFDAGRFATGGFFLLLLLVVFIGMGSTVLQVVQGRASTAVNFTPYREDILTTMPVVLLMACVLVLGLYIPSPLIAALNDAVHFLKGRP, encoded by the coding sequence ATGGAGTTCGCCCTGATTGCCGTGCCCCTTTTCGTGGCCGCTGTCGCCGCATCGATCCCGTCCAACAGGACGAGGCCATGGCTGTTGCCCCTGGCCGCCGTTGCGCATTTGTCCTTGACTGCGCTCCTCCTGATGCACCCCGAGATGACGGCAGGTTCGCCCTGGTTGAAGCTCGACCCCCTTGGCCGCATCATACTTCCAATGATCAGCGTGCTGTTTCTGCTCTGCTCGTTTTACGCCGTCGGAGTCCTGCACTACCGCGACACACAGCTCAACCGCGTGTTCTGCGTGTGCCTGACAGGCTTTCTCAGCGTCATGAGCCTTGTGGTCTTGTCGCAACATCTCGGGCTTATGTGGGTGGCCATAGAAACCACCACGCTCGTCACCGCCCCGCTCGTCTATTTCAACCGGACGCCACAAAGCATCGAGGCAACCTGGAAGTACCTGCTCATCGGCTCCGTCGGGATCGCCCTCGCCCTGCTGGGCACGTTCTTCCTGGCATACTCGTCGCTGCACCAGGGGATCGAGCCGACCCTGGCCATCGACGACCTGCTGCTGAACGCCCCGAGGCTCTCCAAGTCCTGGCTGCACGCGGCGTTCGTCCTGCTGCTGGTCGGCTACGGCACGAAGATGGGGCTGGCCCCCATGCACACATGGAAGCCGGACGCCTACGGAGAAGCGCCGGGAGTGGTCGGAGCCATCTTTTCCGGCGGCGTCACGAGCTGCGCGTTTCTCGCCCTGCTGCGCGTGTACCACATCTGCGAAGCCGCCGGAGAGGGCGCCTACATTTCGCGGCTGCTGCTGTTGATGGGATTTCTTTCCATGACCGTGGCCGGCCTCTTCATGGTCGGACAGCGGGATTTCAAACGGATGCTGGCCTATTCCAGCGTCGAGCACATGGGCATCCTGGCGATCGGGTTGGGAATCGGGGGACCTGCCCTGTTCGGCACGCTGCTGCACGTGGTCACCAACGGCCTGACCAAGGGCGTCCTGTTCCTTTCCGCGGGAAACATCCACCGCGCCTACGCCAGCAAGAGCATCGACCAGGTGCACGGGGCGATGCGCCGGCTGCCCTTCTCCGGGGCGCTGTTCCTCGCGGGGTTCCTGGCGATCACCGGCTCTCCTCCCTTCGGCCCCTTCATCAGCGAATTCTCCATCCTTAACGGAGCCTTCGACGCCGGACGTTTCGCCACGGGAGGCTTTTTCCTCCTGCTGCTCCTGGTCGTTTTCATCGGCATGGGCTCGACCGTCCTCCAGGTCGTCCAGGGCCGGGCGTCCACGGCGGTCAACTTCACGCCGTACCGCGAAGACATCCTCACAACCATGCCGGTGGTTCTCTTGATGGCCTGCGTCCTGGTCCTGGGGTTATATATTCCCTCTCCACTGATCGCCGCACTCAACGACGCCGTGCATTTCCTGAAGGGCAGACCATGA
- a CDS encoding hydrogenase, translating into MDNYLNGILVIVLVLNLLSLGTSRINTIIKAVSAQGALLGIIPFVVHQHLTLPAVLVAVMAIALKGIVIPLIMVHALREAQIKREIEPMIGLLPSIILGAVATAFSLLFASQLPLASQHVGKLLVPTSIATVFTGFIILITRYKALTQVVGYLVLENGIYIFGMLLIESMPLIVELGALLDLFVGIFVICIITNHINQAFSSMDTRRLVTLKE; encoded by the coding sequence ATGGACAATTATCTCAACGGAATCCTCGTCATCGTCCTGGTGCTGAACCTGCTCTCGCTGGGAACCAGCCGCATCAACACGATCATAAAGGCTGTGTCCGCCCAGGGAGCGTTGCTGGGCATCATCCCCTTCGTCGTGCATCAGCATCTGACCCTCCCCGCCGTACTGGTTGCGGTCATGGCCATAGCCCTGAAAGGCATCGTCATCCCCCTCATCATGGTCCACGCACTGCGTGAGGCTCAGATCAAGAGGGAAATCGAGCCCATGATCGGATTGTTGCCTTCGATCATTCTCGGCGCGGTCGCGACGGCCTTCTCCCTGCTCTTCGCCAGCCAGCTCCCCCTTGCTTCCCAGCATGTGGGCAAACTGCTCGTGCCGACATCAATCGCAACGGTGTTCACCGGCTTCATCATTCTGATAACGCGCTACAAGGCTCTTACCCAAGTCGTCGGCTACCTTGTTCTGGAGAACGGGATATACATCTTCGGCATGCTCCTGATTGAATCCATGCCCCTGATCGTGGAATTGGGCGCGCTGCTGGACCTTTTCGTGGGCATCTTCGTAATCTGCATCATAACAAACCACATCAACCAGGCGTTTTCATCGATGGACACGCGCCGTTTGGTTACACTCAAGGAATGA
- a CDS encoding respiratory chain complex I subunit 1 family protein, with protein sequence MASTTIHVLLLLLMPPLLLGVINKTKAFFGGRVGPPLLQLYYDILKLMRKGIVLSDTTTWIFIAGPIITLAAVVAAGLLVPFGQIQAPITFTGDLILFAYLFGLARFLTTTAALDTGSSFEGMGAAREVTFACFSEPAVFFAFLVLAKVSGSLTLSDMLRASVDASVMGSAPLILIAIGLFVVLLAENCRIPVDDPNTHLELTMIHEVMVLDHSGPLLGVILYTASLKLFVLGAVLLHVLTPSYLSTDWLDWPLFVAGMLGLAVAVGIVESVMARLQMRHVPYLLVFALISCGFGFLLLIR encoded by the coding sequence ATGGCAAGCACAACAATCCATGTCCTGCTCCTGTTGCTCATGCCCCCCCTGCTGCTGGGCGTGATCAACAAGACCAAGGCCTTCTTTGGCGGCAGGGTCGGCCCGCCCCTGCTGCAGCTCTATTACGACATCCTCAAACTCATGCGCAAAGGCATCGTGCTCAGCGACACCACGACGTGGATCTTCATCGCCGGGCCGATCATAACCTTGGCCGCCGTGGTGGCGGCCGGCCTGCTGGTGCCTTTTGGCCAAATACAAGCCCCCATCACCTTCACCGGCGACCTCATCCTCTTTGCGTATCTTTTCGGATTGGCCCGGTTCCTGACGACAACCGCGGCGCTGGACACCGGTTCGTCCTTTGAAGGGATGGGCGCGGCCCGGGAAGTGACCTTCGCCTGTTTTTCCGAACCGGCCGTCTTCTTCGCCTTCCTGGTGTTGGCGAAAGTTTCGGGCTCACTGACGCTCAGCGACATGCTGCGCGCTTCGGTGGACGCCTCGGTGATGGGCAGCGCCCCCTTGATCCTGATCGCCATCGGCCTCTTCGTCGTGCTGCTGGCCGAAAACTGCCGGATACCCGTGGATGATCCAAACACACACCTGGAATTGACCATGATCCACGAGGTCATGGTGCTCGACCACAGCGGGCCGTTGCTCGGCGTCATCCTCTACACCGCCAGCCTGAAGCTTTTCGTTCTCGGCGCGGTGCTGCTGCACGTGCTCACCCCGTCATACTTGAGCACGGACTGGCTCGATTGGCCCCTGTTCGTCGCCGGAATGCTGGGCTTGGCCGTGGCGGTCGGCATCGTGGAATCCGTCATGGCCAGGCTTCAGATGCGCCATGTGCCGTACCTTCTCGTGTTCGCGTTGATTTCTTGCGGATTCGGGTTTCTCTTACTGATCAGGTGA
- a CDS encoding proton-conducting transporter membrane subunit: MSGVETILFGIALLPLSGLIGCMFAARSTTGQRVASVVMAVGSTLGLCGMVAAFNDANPQSISLPWLLPWGRFAVAVDPISLLFLGPIFVVPTLGSFYGWGYWKPFEHPRSGRRLGLSCGFLAGAMAMVVIARDGVLLLIAWELMAISAYFAATAEEGNPDVRQAGWIYLIATHMGTLCLFAMFALWRHATGSFALEPAHAMPGGMAGAIFLLALTGFGFKAGLMPLHVWLPGAHANAPSHVSAVMSGVMLKMGIYGIVRLTGLLPAEASWWGGTLLCVGGVTGIAGIAFAIGQRDIKRLLAYSSIENVGIIAMGLGLALLGRSLGRADWIVLGLGGALLHVWNHSLFKPLLFFNAGAIIHATHTRDMDRLGGLAKRMPQAAFSFGVGALAISALPPLNGFVSEWLLYLGFFGALDPATGRPGAAVAVGAVVLATVGAMAVACFVKLLGTVFLGSPRSDAASGAHDPHASMLIPMGILMAGCAGLGLFPMAAVPVLEKAVRTWTVLDGPRGLSLAALAPFSSISVMGLLLLATVGALALSLRMFLRTRTIRKTNTWDCGYARPAARMQYTGSSFVQSIVHLFTFIILPKYSRPALRGLFPAQDQFKSTVLDLVLDRFAFPLFHVCGKYFSTLRVIQQGQTHLYLIYILTILFALIFWGSL, encoded by the coding sequence ATGTCCGGTGTCGAAACGATTCTGTTTGGAATTGCGCTGCTGCCTTTGAGCGGCCTGATCGGGTGCATGTTCGCGGCGCGATCCACGACAGGCCAGCGAGTCGCGTCGGTGGTCATGGCGGTCGGCAGCACGCTTGGGCTGTGCGGCATGGTTGCGGCTTTCAATGATGCAAATCCGCAGTCCATTAGCCTGCCGTGGCTTCTTCCCTGGGGACGGTTCGCGGTGGCCGTCGACCCGATCAGCCTCCTGTTCCTGGGCCCGATATTCGTCGTGCCGACGCTCGGATCATTCTACGGATGGGGGTACTGGAAGCCGTTCGAGCACCCCCGGAGCGGACGCCGCCTGGGCTTGTCCTGCGGGTTTCTGGCCGGAGCGATGGCCATGGTGGTCATCGCGCGGGACGGCGTGCTGCTGCTGATCGCGTGGGAATTGATGGCCATTTCGGCCTACTTCGCGGCGACCGCGGAGGAAGGCAATCCAGACGTGCGCCAGGCAGGCTGGATCTACCTCATCGCCACCCACATGGGGACGCTCTGCCTCTTCGCCATGTTCGCGCTGTGGCGTCACGCCACGGGTTCGTTCGCCCTCGAACCCGCGCACGCGATGCCCGGGGGCATGGCCGGAGCGATATTCCTCCTGGCGTTGACGGGTTTTGGATTCAAGGCCGGGCTCATGCCGCTGCACGTCTGGCTGCCGGGCGCACACGCCAACGCGCCGAGCCATGTTTCTGCGGTGATGTCCGGCGTCATGCTGAAGATGGGCATATACGGCATCGTGCGGCTGACCGGACTGCTTCCCGCCGAGGCGTCGTGGTGGGGAGGGACGCTGCTCTGCGTCGGAGGAGTCACCGGCATCGCGGGCATCGCTTTCGCCATAGGCCAGCGGGACATCAAACGGTTGCTGGCCTACAGCAGCATCGAAAACGTCGGCATCATCGCCATGGGCCTGGGCCTGGCCTTGCTGGGCCGCTCGCTCGGACGCGCCGACTGGATCGTGTTGGGGCTGGGTGGAGCGTTGCTGCACGTCTGGAACCACAGCCTGTTCAAACCGCTGTTGTTTTTCAACGCGGGGGCTATCATCCACGCGACGCACACGCGCGACATGGACCGCCTGGGCGGTTTGGCCAAGCGAATGCCACAGGCGGCGTTCTCCTTCGGAGTGGGCGCGCTCGCCATCTCCGCCCTCCCCCCGCTGAACGGATTCGTCAGCGAATGGCTGCTGTATCTGGGCTTCTTCGGCGCCCTGGACCCGGCGACCGGCAGGCCGGGAGCGGCAGTGGCGGTGGGGGCGGTCGTTCTGGCGACTGTCGGCGCGATGGCGGTGGCCTGCTTCGTGAAGCTGCTGGGCACAGTGTTTCTCGGCTCGCCCCGCAGCGACGCGGCAAGCGGCGCGCACGATCCGCACGCCAGTATGCTCATACCCATGGGAATCCTGATGGCCGGTTGCGCCGGGCTGGGTCTGTTCCCGATGGCCGCCGTACCGGTGCTTGAGAAGGCGGTGCGGACATGGACTGTTCTGGACGGCCCGCGAGGGTTGTCACTCGCCGCACTTGCGCCCTTCTCTTCAATCTCCGTGATGGGGCTGCTGCTCCTGGCAACCGTGGGAGCCCTCGCCCTGTCCTTGAGGATGTTCCTCCGCACCAGAACGATACGCAAGACAAACACCTGGGACTGCGGCTACGCCCGGCCGGCGGCACGCATGCAGTATACGGGGTCGTCCTTTGTCCAGTCCATCGTCCACCTGTTCACGTTCATCATCCTTCCCAAATACAGTCGGCCCGCGTTACGCGGCCTTTTCCCGGCCCAGGACCAGTTCAAAAGCACCGTCCTCGACTTGGTCCTGGACCGCTTCGCTTTTCCATTGTTCCACGTCTGCGGAAAGTATTTCTCGACCCTTCGCGTGATACAGCAAGGACAAACCCACCTCTACCTGATCTATATCCTCACAATCCTATTCGCTTTGATTTTCTGGGGATCACTATGA
- a CDS encoding proton-conducting transporter membrane subunit codes for MALTLILAAMCSMGASGVPGLLSPRTSPWGQRIAASLMALGAVLGLAGAYLGYAAPDDATLVLPWPPASRSFIGVDALSAFFLVPIFLGGGLGSLYGLGYWRQREHPRSGRKLPLFWGLLMLGMVLLVISRHAMAFLLGWEVMALAAFFLVSTEDHRAECRQAGWVYLIATHIGTLALFALFTLWHWATGSYGLLPAASDALSQSVKNCLFLLALFGFGLKAGMMPLHFWLPGAHANAPSHVSAILSGVVLKMGIYGLLRMLSLLPDPPVGWGGLILLLGVVSGLLGVVFALGQHDLKRLLAYHSVENIGIILMGLGLAMLGRSAGRPEWVALGLAGCLLHVWNHALFKSLLFLCAGSVLHGARTREIDRLGGLAKSMPWTAAMFCLGAVAICGLPPLNGFVSEFFVYVGLLRSVIANGGNGAGLVLAVPGLAMIGALAVACFVKVYGVVFLGSPRTRGAALAQESPFSMLAPIGVLAACCVLIGLAPMLASPALNAATASWTDGIRQAPMRIDELVPLGTVGGISIAIACVTAVVAVATAFRGRRAYKVITWDCGYARPTTRMQYSASSFAQMIVRVFRWVLRPRTHLPRLGGPFPRPSKMHSHVDDAVMDRLLVPVGHFFERLFHWVHWVQRGLTQHYVLYILTTLLVMLCALMPMEEFYARLFVR; via the coding sequence GTGGCTCTCACGTTGATCCTGGCGGCCATGTGCTCCATGGGCGCGAGCGGGGTTCCGGGCCTGTTGTCGCCCAGGACCTCGCCTTGGGGTCAGCGTATCGCCGCGTCCCTGATGGCCCTCGGCGCGGTTCTCGGCCTGGCTGGAGCCTACCTGGGCTACGCCGCCCCAGATGACGCGACGCTTGTCCTGCCATGGCCTCCCGCGAGCCGGAGCTTCATCGGCGTCGACGCCCTGAGCGCGTTCTTTCTGGTCCCCATATTTCTGGGCGGCGGACTCGGATCACTTTACGGGCTCGGATACTGGCGGCAACGCGAACATCCCCGGAGCGGCCGCAAGCTGCCTCTTTTCTGGGGCCTGCTGATGCTCGGCATGGTGCTGCTGGTCATCAGCCGTCATGCCATGGCCTTCCTGCTGGGATGGGAGGTTATGGCGCTGGCGGCGTTCTTCCTGGTCAGCACGGAGGACCATCGCGCCGAGTGCCGCCAAGCCGGCTGGGTATATCTGATAGCGACGCACATCGGCACCCTGGCCCTGTTCGCGCTGTTCACGCTGTGGCATTGGGCGACCGGTTCCTATGGGCTGCTTCCCGCCGCCAGCGACGCCCTGAGCCAGAGCGTCAAGAATTGCCTGTTCCTGCTGGCGCTGTTCGGCTTCGGCCTCAAGGCCGGCATGATGCCTCTCCACTTCTGGTTGCCGGGCGCTCACGCCAACGCCCCCAGCCACGTTTCGGCGATCCTGTCCGGGGTCGTGCTCAAGATGGGCATCTACGGGCTCTTGCGGATGCTCTCCCTGCTTCCCGACCCTCCCGTTGGCTGGGGCGGCCTGATCCTGCTCCTCGGCGTCGTCAGCGGCCTCCTGGGCGTGGTGTTCGCCCTTGGACAGCACGACCTGAAACGGTTGCTGGCGTATCACAGCGTCGAGAACATCGGCATCATCCTGATGGGCCTCGGCCTGGCGATGCTGGGACGCTCCGCCGGGCGTCCCGAATGGGTGGCGTTGGGTCTGGCCGGTTGCCTGCTGCACGTCTGGAACCATGCTCTCTTCAAGTCGTTGCTGTTTTTGTGCGCCGGTTCGGTCCTGCACGGGGCGCGAACGCGGGAGATCGACCGGTTGGGAGGGCTGGCCAAGTCCATGCCCTGGACGGCGGCGATGTTCTGCCTGGGCGCGGTGGCCATCTGCGGCTTGCCGCCTCTGAACGGATTCGTGAGCGAGTTCTTCGTCTATGTCGGCCTTCTCCGAAGCGTGATCGCCAACGGAGGGAATGGAGCCGGCCTGGTTCTGGCCGTTCCGGGGCTGGCGATGATCGGCGCGCTGGCCGTCGCCTGTTTCGTGAAGGTGTACGGCGTGGTCTTCCTGGGAAGCCCGCGCACGCGCGGCGCGGCTCTCGCCCAGGAGTCCCCGTTTTCGATGCTGGCGCCCATCGGCGTTCTAGCCGCCTGCTGCGTCCTGATCGGACTGGCCCCGATGCTGGCAAGTCCGGCCCTGAACGCCGCGACGGCCAGTTGGACGGACGGGATACGGCAAGCGCCGATGCGCATTGACGAATTGGTGCCGCTGGGCACCGTCGGCGGCATTTCCATCGCCATAGCCTGTGTGACCGCAGTGGTCGCCGTCGCCACCGCATTTCGCGGCCGGCGGGCCTACAAGGTCATCACCTGGGACTGCGGCTACGCCAGGCCGACCACGCGCATGCAATACAGCGCATCCTCTTTTGCCCAGATGATCGTCAGGGTGTTCCGCTGGGTTCTTCGTCCCCGCACGCATCTCCCCCGTCTTGGGGGACCGTTCCCCCGTCCGTCGAAAATGCACAGCCATGTCGACGACGCGGTGATGGACAGGCTGCTCGTCCCTGTCGGCCATTTTTTCGAGCGGCTGTTTCATTGGGTCCACTGGGTTCAACGAGGACTGACGCAGCATTACGTGCTGTACATTCTGACGACGCTCCTCGTGATGCTATGTGCTTTGATGCCCATGGAAGAGTTCTATGCACGGCTGTTTGTGCGTTGA
- a CDS encoding PTS sugar transporter subunit IIA, which translates to MQLSVRDAANILKVPTKDIYDWIKQEAIPFYKINEEYRFNRVELLEWASSRRILASPEVFLEAETEDERLPSLLESLKAGGIFYHVGGNDKASVLRAVIDTLSFPEEEEVDKDFLYQVLLAREALGSTCVGDGVAIPHVRNPVVLHVTNPSIWLCFLDHPIDFGAPDGLPVNILFTLISPTVRDHLHLLSRLSFALLDKTFKAALKRQASQEELMETVSSIEMAQTALASGSAVPIR; encoded by the coding sequence ATGCAACTATCGGTTCGTGACGCAGCAAATATTCTGAAAGTACCCACAAAAGATATCTACGATTGGATCAAACAGGAGGCCATCCCTTTTTACAAGATCAACGAAGAGTACCGGTTCAACCGGGTGGAGCTGCTGGAATGGGCGTCTTCCCGGCGTATCCTGGCTTCCCCCGAAGTTTTTCTTGAGGCCGAAACCGAAGACGAGCGCCTCCCCTCTCTCCTTGAAAGCTTGAAGGCTGGTGGAATTTTCTACCATGTAGGGGGCAACGACAAGGCCTCGGTGCTGCGGGCAGTGATCGACACGCTCTCATTTCCCGAAGAGGAGGAAGTGGACAAGGACTTCCTCTACCAGGTGCTGCTGGCCCGCGAGGCCCTTGGCTCAACCTGCGTCGGAGACGGCGTGGCCATCCCCCACGTTCGCAACCCGGTCGTCCTGCATGTGACCAACCCCTCGATCTGGCTCTGCTTCCTGGATCATCCGATAGATTTCGGCGCCCCGGACGGCCTCCCTGTCAACATTTTATTTACACTCATCAGCCCGACGGTCAGGGATCACCTCCACCTGCTGTCGCGACTGAGTTTTGCGCTGCTGGACAAGACCTTCAAGGCGGCGTTGAAGCGGCAGGCCTCGCAAGAGGAACTGATGGAGACGGTATCAAGCATAGAGATGGCGCAGACCGCGTTAGCCAGCGGCAGCGCCGTCCCCATCAGGTAG
- the cyoE gene encoding heme o synthase has product MDHVQSALQDVRSSEVLKNYFLVTKPRLVAANLISAAGAFFLAAQGHLSITNFLSVMTGLSCVVASGCIFNNYIDRNIDKDMTRTCGRALATGAISLKGSLVYATALGMAGTAILSAGTTPLTLAIALAGFVIYVGVYSLYLKRNSAYSTIIGSLAGAAPPLAAYCSARNTFDIGALLVLAIFSLWQIPHSYAITIFRYNDYAAAKIPVMSVRSGISATKRHIIWHTVAFILGAQMLTAFGYAGHAYLAVATGLGLCWLCMALHGYKTCDDRLWSRRLYLFSILTIFILSIMMSIDFAKPPAGMIAMGQL; this is encoded by the coding sequence ATGGATCATGTACAGTCTGCACTACAGGATGTAAGATCATCAGAAGTGCTCAAGAATTATTTTCTTGTCACAAAACCAAGACTGGTCGCCGCCAACCTGATATCAGCAGCAGGCGCTTTTTTTCTTGCCGCTCAAGGACACCTGTCCATCACCAACTTCCTGTCTGTTATGACAGGACTGTCCTGTGTTGTGGCTTCTGGATGCATATTCAACAATTATATCGACAGAAACATAGATAAAGACATGACCAGAACATGTGGCCGCGCACTTGCCACGGGGGCAATCTCACTGAAAGGGAGCCTTGTTTATGCCACTGCGTTGGGCATGGCGGGCACGGCAATACTCTCGGCGGGGACTACCCCGCTGACCCTGGCCATCGCCCTGGCGGGTTTCGTGATATACGTCGGCGTCTACAGCTTATACCTGAAACGCAACTCCGCCTACAGCACGATCATCGGAAGCCTAGCAGGGGCTGCACCGCCTCTTGCGGCCTATTGCTCCGCAAGGAACACCTTCGATATTGGCGCGCTGCTGGTATTGGCCATCTTCAGCCTCTGGCAGATACCGCATTCGTATGCGATCACTATTTTCCGGTACAACGATTATGCTGCAGCAAAAATTCCCGTAATGTCCGTCAGATCAGGTATCTCTGCGACAAAAAGACACATCATCTGGCATACCGTCGCCTTTATCCTCGGGGCCCAGATGCTCACCGCCTTCGGATACGCAGGCCACGCCTACCTTGCCGTCGCCACCGGACTGGGCTTGTGCTGGCTGTGCATGGCTTTGCACGGGTACAAGACATGCGACGATCGTCTTTGGTCCAGAAGGCTGTACCTCTTTTCCATCCTGACCATCTTCATCCTGAGCATCATGATGTCGATCGACTTCGCAAAGCCCCCTGCGGGGATGATCGCCATGGGGCAGTTGTAG
- the cyoD gene encoding cytochrome o ubiquinol oxidase subunit IV — protein MNQAHQTNAGASSGSIKSYATGFVLSIVLTLIPFMLVMTGALSHSAIVFCIFATAILQIFVQLHYFLHLDTSSAMHWNLMSLLFTFFIIFLFVGGSIWIMYSLHYRM, from the coding sequence ATGAACCAGGCACACCAGACCAACGCCGGCGCGAGCAGCGGCTCCATCAAATCGTATGCGACTGGATTCGTTCTTTCCATCGTTCTCACCCTCATCCCCTTCATGCTGGTCATGACCGGGGCGCTCTCCCACTCCGCCATTGTTTTCTGTATTTTCGCAACAGCCATCTTGCAGATTTTCGTACAGCTACACTACTTTCTCCACCTTGACACCTCATCCGCAATGCACTGGAATTTAATGTCATTGCTGTTTACATTTTTCATAATATTCCTATTTGTAGGCGGTTCGATATGGATCATGTACAGTCTGCACTACAGGATGTAA